In a single window of the Tellurirhabdus bombi genome:
- a CDS encoding catalase: MQEETPKTNGQSNGQNGEGDQTLTTRQGHPVTNNQSLRTVGNRGPSTLENYQFIEKITHFDRERIPERVVHARGAGAHGYFEAYGTVGDEPVSKYTRAKLFQQKGKKTPVFVRFSSVIHGGHSPETLRDPRGFAVKFYTEDGNWDLVGNNLKVFFIRDAVKFPDLVHAFKPDPVTNRQDGERIFDFISGTPEAMHMITFLFSPWGIPANYREMQGSGVNTYKWVNEDGEAVLVKYHWEPKQGIKNLTQAEAESIQGKNFNHATQDLYDAIEAGNFPEWEFCVQIMSDDEHAELDFDPLDDTKIWPTDQFPFLPVGRMVLDRNPVNYFAEVEQAAFGTGVLVDGLDFSDDKMLQGRTLSYSDTQRYRVGANYLQLPINAPKRHVATNQRDGQMTYHVDMGSGQNPHVNYEPSTLGGLKEAPKSGKDHTPFVSGNVVKEKIDRQNNFQQAGERYRSFEDWERDDLILNLVNTLKPAHKHIQDKMIELFTQCDEDYGRRVAEGLRGTSGDGISSGPIGSTGSDKGVQEAEDKGHPAQPY, translated from the coding sequence ATGCAGGAAGAAACCCCAAAAACCAACGGCCAATCGAATGGCCAAAACGGAGAAGGTGATCAGACACTGACGACGCGGCAGGGGCATCCGGTCACGAACAACCAAAGCTTACGGACAGTAGGAAATCGTGGACCCTCTACACTGGAAAACTATCAGTTCATCGAAAAAATTACCCATTTTGACCGTGAGCGCATTCCTGAACGCGTTGTACACGCGCGCGGAGCTGGTGCACATGGTTATTTTGAAGCCTACGGAACGGTGGGTGACGAACCCGTTTCCAAGTATACACGGGCCAAATTATTCCAGCAAAAAGGCAAGAAAACACCGGTTTTTGTGCGTTTCTCCTCGGTAATTCACGGCGGTCACTCGCCGGAGACACTGCGCGATCCGCGTGGTTTTGCCGTGAAGTTCTACACGGAAGATGGAAACTGGGACTTAGTAGGCAATAACCTGAAAGTCTTTTTCATTCGGGATGCCGTGAAATTTCCTGATCTGGTCCACGCGTTCAAGCCCGATCCGGTGACGAACCGGCAGGATGGCGAGCGGATTTTCGACTTTATTTCTGGCACGCCCGAAGCCATGCACATGATTACGTTCCTGTTCTCGCCCTGGGGTATTCCGGCGAACTACCGGGAGATGCAAGGCTCCGGCGTGAATACATACAAATGGGTGAATGAAGACGGCGAGGCCGTACTGGTGAAATACCACTGGGAGCCAAAACAGGGCATTAAAAACCTGACCCAAGCCGAAGCGGAAAGCATCCAGGGTAAGAATTTCAACCACGCTACGCAGGATTTATACGATGCCATCGAAGCGGGTAATTTTCCAGAATGGGAATTCTGCGTTCAGATCATGAGCGATGACGAGCACGCCGAACTGGATTTCGATCCGCTCGACGATACGAAAATATGGCCAACCGACCAATTCCCATTCCTGCCGGTAGGTCGGATGGTGCTGGATCGCAACCCGGTTAACTATTTCGCTGAAGTAGAACAAGCCGCTTTCGGAACGGGTGTTCTGGTGGATGGACTTGACTTCTCGGACGATAAAATGTTGCAGGGACGGACGCTTTCGTACTCCGATACGCAGCGGTACCGCGTTGGAGCCAACTACCTGCAATTGCCAATCAACGCGCCGAAGCGCCACGTGGCAACCAACCAGCGGGATGGCCAAATGACCTATCACGTAGATATGGGTTCTGGTCAGAATCCGCACGTGAATTACGAACCGTCTACGTTGGGTGGTCTGAAAGAAGCACCCAAAAGTGGAAAAGATCACACGCCGTTTGTTTCAGGCAACGTGGTTAAGGAAAAAATTGATCGGCAAAACAACTTCCAGCAGGCGGGTGAGCGTTACCGGTCGTTTGAAGATTGGGAGCGCGACGATTTAATCTTGAACCTGGTAAATACGCTGAAACCAGCGCATAAGCACATTCAGGATAAAATGATCGAGCTGTTCACCCAGTGCGATGAAGATTACGGTCGCCGGGTTGCGGAAGGGCTGCGCGGTACGAGCGGAGACGGGATTTCTAGCGGGCCAATTGGTTCGACAGGCTCCGACAAAGGCGTGCAGGAAGCCGAAGACAAAGGCCACCCAGCACAACCATATTAA
- a CDS encoding peptidoglycan recognition protein family protein → MAILTRRILFNSYLLGFFLLSACASAPTFRIIDKPIIFDEERKQLSLEYLKQRHGIQQDEPYIKPKMIVLHWTAIPTLESSFDAFNPTLLPGRPNLASASRLNVSVPFLVDRDGTIFRLLPDTTFARHCIGLNYCAIGVENIGNNDLTKAQVKANVKLVRYLKRRYDIEYLIGHHEYKDFIGTPLWKETDPNYLTAKTDPGKRFMRKVRKELKDLNLKGSPRATP, encoded by the coding sequence ATGGCTATACTAACCCGGCGTATTCTATTCAATAGCTATCTTTTGGGATTTTTCCTGCTGAGTGCATGCGCTTCGGCACCTACGTTCCGCATTATTGACAAACCCATTATTTTCGATGAGGAGCGAAAGCAGCTTTCTCTGGAATACCTCAAGCAACGCCACGGCATTCAGCAGGATGAGCCCTACATCAAACCCAAAATGATTGTGCTGCACTGGACGGCTATCCCAACGCTCGAAAGTTCGTTCGATGCTTTTAACCCTACCTTGCTTCCCGGACGTCCTAATCTCGCTTCGGCGAGTCGGCTTAACGTGTCGGTTCCGTTTCTGGTAGATCGCGACGGCACTATCTTTCGCTTATTGCCAGACACAACCTTCGCCCGGCACTGCATTGGCCTGAACTACTGCGCAATCGGGGTTGAGAACATTGGTAATAACGATTTGACGAAAGCGCAGGTGAAAGCAAACGTTAAACTGGTGCGCTACCTGAAACGGCGCTACGACATCGAATACCTGATTGGACATCACGAATACAAAGACTTTATCGGAACGCCGCTCTGGAAAGAAACGGACCCGAATTACCTGACCGCAAAAACGGACCCGGGCAAACGGTTCATGCGAAAAGTCCGCAAAGAATTGAAAGACTTAAATTTGAAAGGCAGCCCGAGAGCTACCCCTTAA
- a CDS encoding SusD/RagB family nutrient-binding outer membrane lipoprotein, with the protein MKKLVSKIQFLVLGTVLLTSSCKDYLDVNKDPNNPTQVPVESRLVGAITTTNGAAMWRGAREITGVTQYGVTKLTTGTNRNAETWRFTASYFLWQNAYTFALPNCVDMTVLGERDGSPHFVGAGKVLQAINFSLLTDQYGSIVFSDAYDGVSQVKLTPKMDDQQTVYQGIDRLLDEAIAAFNNTNNKTALNAGGGDIMYAGDVEKWRRLAWSLKARQLNHLSKKGSLYDPKKIIEACTNGFNKDGMDAEFAYLAGAQQTDENPWFSWGGFTSATDPRYFTYSQFFVDILTKFPVTETSFQDPRISRIMAPAPSDGKYRGLKPGLGLAGGQGGNGQFKNENDYGKFSNSGFYTKATSPFPFITYSEVKLIEAEARLRSNDVTGALAAYEEGVKANMRKLGVTTAEINAYWTAQLADGLAAHFANQTQGLSHIMRQKYITQCLNPETWVDMRRMDYSQAIYGPSLQRPANLNTVIFDANNATDWIQAMVYESNEQNRNPENVGDNTEKTRLKTPLWWNKP; encoded by the coding sequence ATGAAAAAACTCGTTTCAAAAATACAGTTTCTTGTTCTGGGTACAGTCCTGCTGACATCGTCTTGCAAGGATTATCTGGACGTTAACAAGGACCCCAATAACCCAACGCAGGTGCCGGTTGAAAGCCGTCTGGTTGGGGCCATTACCACCACAAACGGAGCCGCCATGTGGCGCGGTGCCCGAGAAATTACGGGTGTGACGCAATACGGCGTGACCAAACTGACAACGGGCACGAACCGCAATGCCGAAACCTGGCGCTTTACGGCTTCGTATTTTCTGTGGCAGAATGCCTACACGTTTGCGCTACCTAACTGCGTGGATATGACCGTTCTGGGCGAACGCGATGGCTCCCCGCATTTTGTGGGCGCAGGCAAAGTTTTGCAGGCCATCAATTTTAGTTTGCTCACGGATCAGTATGGTTCAATTGTGTTCAGCGATGCGTATGACGGCGTTTCTCAGGTAAAACTGACGCCTAAAATGGACGACCAGCAGACGGTGTATCAGGGTATCGACCGTTTGTTGGATGAAGCGATTGCGGCTTTCAATAACACGAATAATAAAACTGCGCTGAACGCGGGCGGTGGTGATATTATGTATGCCGGTGATGTCGAAAAATGGCGGCGGCTGGCTTGGTCGCTGAAGGCGCGGCAACTGAATCACCTGTCTAAAAAAGGCAGTCTGTACGATCCTAAAAAAATCATCGAAGCGTGTACGAATGGGTTTAACAAGGATGGCATGGACGCCGAATTTGCTTACCTCGCCGGGGCGCAGCAAACCGACGAAAATCCGTGGTTTAGCTGGGGTGGTTTCACGAGCGCGACCGATCCGCGTTATTTTACGTATTCTCAGTTTTTTGTAGACATTCTCACAAAATTCCCAGTTACGGAAACCTCTTTTCAGGATCCACGAATCAGCCGCATCATGGCTCCGGCCCCTTCCGATGGGAAGTACCGTGGTCTGAAGCCGGGCTTAGGCTTGGCCGGTGGTCAGGGTGGAAATGGCCAGTTCAAAAATGAAAACGATTACGGTAAATTCAGCAACAGCGGTTTTTACACCAAAGCGACCTCGCCGTTCCCGTTCATTACCTATTCAGAGGTAAAACTGATTGAAGCCGAAGCGCGTCTGCGCTCGAACGACGTGACGGGTGCGCTGGCCGCGTATGAAGAAGGCGTAAAAGCCAACATGCGGAAACTGGGCGTAACGACTGCCGAAATCAATGCTTACTGGACTGCCCAACTAGCCGACGGACTAGCGGCGCATTTTGCCAACCAGACGCAAGGATTGAGCCACATCATGCGGCAGAAATACATCACGCAGTGCCTGAACCCCGAAACTTGGGTGGATATGCGGCGGATGGATTACAGCCAGGCCATTTACGGTCCAAGTCTGCAACGTCCGGCCAACCTGAACACGGTTATTTTTGACGCCAACAATGCCACCGACTGGATTCAGGCCATGGTGTATGAATCGAACGAGCAGAACCGGAACCCGGAAAACGTGGGTGACAATACGGAGAAAACCCGCTTGAAAACGCCGCTGTGGTGGAATAAGCCTTGA
- a CDS encoding SusC/RagA family TonB-linked outer membrane protein: MKRKLLFLLFLCFVFISWEGLAQNNAISGRVTSAGDNNALPGVSVAVKGTNQGTTTDAEGRFTVQAAAGKILVFSYIGYTTQEITIGNATTIDVSLQDDSRSLNEVVVTAFGVKQETRGLGYAVQKVASKDIVESQQPNIVNALQGKVAGVQVTNSGGAPGASAIMLIRGGTSLSGNNQPLYVVDGIPVDNTTPVAQGNLNASAAPSSNRAIDINPEDIESVSVLKGPAAAALYGLRAASGVVVITTKKGSGGKAKINYSNSFSFDVVNRLPELQSVYKQGEQGAFDPASVGSWGPQFGANEPIYDNFRSVFQTGFTQKHDLSVSGGNERSTFYASASRFAQNGIVKNTDFNRSSFRIAADSKVGNKLSVGGSASYIKTDRQYLSQGSANGVLGAVYWPRNDDMTNYLNPDGTQRTIAANDNPQWTIRNKPVNSEVDRIIAIGNLSYDPFSFLNVTYRLGTDYYTDNFKSIRATGTKVVGEEKGAISQSSANNQITTSTLLVTAKKTFAENFNVSLTVGNNVEDSRRQTVTWFGRNFIDPNFPSINNVLETNRTVSQTINRRRIIGLFGDLNLDWKSIAFLNFRGRNDWSSTLPVSNRSFFYPAISGSLVVTDLLKELGTMSESDVLSFAKVRASWARVGKDAPAHVLTSTLATTTNTFTIAPRGFISNVNDYFGNPTLQPEFTNSIEVGADVRFFRNRLGLDVAYYKTSSDNQILATRTPPSSSTFLAYLNGGQIDNEGIEFLVTVQPVKKKIGWSLDFNFARNRATVRDLPGTLDRVELSDAWVAGSVAQGAAFLGGSLFGINGNVWKRNAQGQLLLDNNGYPQVQATMANIGDRAPRWTGGITNTLTYQNLSLSFLIDVRIGGHVYNATENSLVSSGLSTKTLERGQTRVFEGIIESTGEPNTKEVALNQNYYQTLYTKQGYDFVEDGGWYRLRYVTLNYALPKSVLSKTPISGLQFFATGRNLILITKYSGMDPEVSGSGAGVGGSGSFGFDNLGIPATRGFDFGLKLTL; encoded by the coding sequence ATGAAAAGAAAATTACTTTTCCTCTTGTTTTTATGCTTTGTGTTCATCTCCTGGGAGGGATTAGCACAAAACAACGCTATTTCGGGCCGAGTAACCTCAGCGGGTGATAACAATGCCTTGCCGGGTGTGAGCGTAGCCGTTAAAGGGACCAATCAGGGAACCACCACCGACGCCGAAGGTCGCTTTACTGTCCAGGCGGCAGCGGGTAAAATTCTGGTATTTAGCTATATCGGCTATACAACTCAGGAAATAACTATTGGAAACGCAACAACCATTGACGTAAGCCTACAGGATGATTCACGAAGCCTGAATGAAGTGGTTGTAACTGCCTTCGGGGTGAAGCAGGAAACACGTGGATTGGGTTACGCTGTTCAGAAGGTGGCTTCTAAAGACATCGTTGAGTCGCAGCAACCCAACATTGTCAATGCACTGCAAGGTAAAGTAGCCGGTGTTCAGGTGACCAACTCAGGCGGCGCACCCGGTGCGTCGGCCATCATGCTGATTCGTGGTGGTACGTCACTGAGTGGAAACAACCAACCACTTTATGTCGTCGATGGAATACCCGTCGACAACACAACGCCGGTCGCTCAAGGTAACCTGAACGCAAGCGCCGCGCCTTCGTCCAACCGCGCTATCGACATCAACCCGGAAGATATTGAAAGTGTCAGCGTCCTGAAAGGGCCAGCGGCAGCGGCCTTGTATGGTCTTCGCGCCGCTTCGGGCGTGGTTGTCATTACCACTAAGAAAGGCTCGGGTGGTAAGGCAAAAATCAATTATTCGAATAGTTTTTCCTTTGATGTTGTCAACCGCTTGCCTGAACTTCAGTCGGTTTATAAACAAGGCGAACAAGGTGCGTTTGATCCAGCTTCGGTAGGCTCCTGGGGGCCTCAATTCGGCGCTAATGAGCCGATTTATGACAACTTCCGCAGTGTTTTTCAAACGGGTTTCACCCAGAAACACGATTTGTCGGTCAGCGGGGGCAACGAGCGCTCTACCTTCTACGCCTCGGCCTCGCGTTTTGCACAGAACGGAATTGTAAAAAATACGGATTTCAACCGGAGTTCATTCCGAATCGCTGCCGATAGCAAAGTAGGCAATAAACTATCGGTAGGTGGTAGTGCCAGCTACATCAAGACGGATCGCCAATACCTCTCACAAGGAAGCGCTAATGGCGTTTTAGGGGCTGTTTACTGGCCCCGGAACGATGACATGACCAATTACCTGAACCCGGACGGCACGCAACGGACCATCGCTGCCAACGATAATCCGCAGTGGACCATCCGCAACAAACCGGTTAATAGTGAGGTTGACCGCATTATTGCCATCGGTAACTTGTCGTATGATCCGTTTAGCTTCCTAAATGTTACGTATCGCTTAGGAACGGACTATTACACGGATAATTTCAAAAGCATTCGGGCGACAGGAACAAAGGTTGTCGGGGAAGAAAAAGGGGCAATTTCGCAATCCTCGGCCAATAACCAGATTACTACCTCAACCTTGTTGGTTACCGCCAAGAAAACATTTGCCGAGAATTTCAACGTTAGTCTAACAGTGGGTAATAACGTGGAAGACTCACGTCGCCAGACGGTTACTTGGTTTGGCCGGAACTTTATCGATCCGAATTTCCCAAGCATCAATAATGTCCTGGAAACCAACCGGACCGTCTCGCAGACCATTAACCGACGGCGGATTATCGGCCTGTTCGGCGACCTGAACTTGGATTGGAAAAGCATTGCCTTCCTGAACTTCCGAGGCCGTAACGACTGGTCGTCTACCCTACCCGTTTCGAATCGTTCGTTTTTTTATCCGGCCATTAGTGGTTCACTTGTTGTTACCGATCTGTTGAAAGAGCTAGGCACCATGTCGGAAAGCGATGTGCTGTCGTTTGCGAAAGTTCGCGCTTCCTGGGCTCGCGTTGGTAAAGATGCACCGGCGCACGTACTGACCTCCACGCTAGCCACAACAACCAACACCTTTACGATTGCGCCGCGTGGCTTTATCTCGAACGTGAATGATTATTTCGGAAATCCGACGCTGCAACCTGAGTTTACGAACTCCATCGAAGTAGGTGCCGACGTACGTTTCTTCCGCAACCGCCTGGGCCTGGACGTTGCTTATTACAAGACAAGCTCCGACAACCAGATTCTGGCCACCCGCACGCCACCTTCGTCCAGTACGTTCCTGGCTTACCTGAACGGCGGTCAGATTGACAACGAAGGAATCGAGTTTCTGGTGACGGTACAGCCCGTTAAGAAGAAAATAGGCTGGTCGCTCGACTTCAATTTTGCGCGGAACCGAGCAACGGTGAGAGACTTACCGGGCACGCTGGACCGGGTCGAATTGTCGGACGCCTGGGTGGCGGGCTCCGTAGCACAGGGAGCGGCTTTCCTGGGTGGTTCGCTGTTTGGCATTAACGGTAACGTCTGGAAACGGAATGCCCAAGGACAGTTACTACTCGATAACAATGGTTATCCGCAGGTTCAGGCAACAATGGCCAATATTGGCGACCGGGCGCCCCGCTGGACGGGTGGCATCACCAACACCCTTACTTACCAAAACCTGTCGCTTTCCTTCCTGATCGACGTTCGGATTGGTGGCCACGTGTATAACGCCACCGAAAACTCGCTTGTTAGCTCCGGGCTTAGCACCAAAACACTGGAGCGCGGCCAGACTCGTGTGTTCGAAGGAATCATTGAATCAACAGGTGAACCAAATACGAAAGAAGTGGCGCTGAATCAGAACTATTACCAGACGTTATACACCAAGCAAGGCTACGATTTTGTGGAAGATGGCGGCTGGTATCGTCTGCGTTACGTGACATTGAATTATGCTTTACCAAAAAGTGTATTGAGCAAAACCCCGATCAGCGGGTTGCAATTCTTCGCAACGGGCCGAAACCTGATCCTGATCACAAAATACTCGGGTATGGACCCGGAAGTATCGGGTAGTGGCGCTGGTGTGGGCGGTTCGGGTTCTTTTGGTTTCGATAACCTGGGTATTCCGGCCACACGCGGCTTTGATTTCGGTTTGAAGTTGACTCTTTAA
- a CDS encoding asparagine synthetase B — MTALKRSLLFLLALTSLASHASSILIPMDDRQSNHLKAYGIAYYILKADLDVDWLLNYRGGSFLIKYSKMLENECRVRGVSFEVISDGSTASILQQIENPDVNMAAVKLQKAAKIVVYSPIKVSPSEFENTDAVLLVLNYAEIPYEVVYDEEILKGDLAKYDWLHLHHEDFTGQFGRNTRRMSTEDIKAQESIAQKFNYQKVSQMKLAVAKTIKGFCAGGGYLFAMCSGAETFDIALAAEGVDIVESTYDGDGIDPGAQSKLDFTKTAAFQNFTLDLNGYNGMSFSDINASSRYGWDSPNGYFTLFNFSAKWDMIPAMLVQNHQSVIKEFHGQTSAFSKKTVKSNVLVMGTSQSSDRYIYGELGMGQWTFYGGHDPEGTRGGGWRMATDLNLHPHSPGYRLILNNVLFPSARKKKRKT, encoded by the coding sequence ATGACAGCGTTGAAACGATCTCTCCTCTTCCTGCTGGCACTAACCTCTTTGGCCAGCCACGCGAGTTCTATCCTGATTCCGATGGACGATCGCCAATCCAACCACCTGAAAGCGTACGGAATTGCTTATTACATTCTGAAAGCGGATCTGGATGTCGATTGGCTCTTAAATTATCGGGGCGGCAGCTTTCTGATCAAATACAGCAAAATGCTGGAAAACGAGTGCCGCGTCCGGGGCGTTTCATTTGAAGTCATCTCCGACGGATCGACGGCTTCCATTTTGCAGCAGATCGAAAATCCCGATGTCAACATGGCCGCCGTGAAGCTTCAGAAAGCGGCCAAAATCGTGGTTTATTCGCCCATTAAAGTCAGTCCGTCTGAATTTGAAAATACGGATGCCGTCTTGCTGGTACTGAACTACGCCGAAATTCCGTACGAAGTGGTTTACGATGAAGAAATCCTGAAAGGTGATCTGGCAAAATACGACTGGCTACACCTGCACCACGAAGACTTTACGGGACAGTTTGGGCGCAATACGCGCCGCATGTCTACCGAAGACATCAAAGCCCAGGAATCGATTGCTCAAAAGTTTAATTACCAGAAAGTATCGCAGATGAAGCTGGCTGTTGCCAAAACCATCAAGGGATTCTGCGCGGGTGGTGGCTATTTGTTTGCCATGTGCTCCGGCGCCGAAACCTTCGACATTGCGCTGGCTGCCGAAGGCGTTGATATTGTTGAGAGTACGTACGACGGGGACGGCATCGATCCGGGGGCGCAATCCAAACTGGATTTTACCAAGACGGCTGCCTTCCAGAACTTTACGCTGGACCTTAACGGTTACAACGGCATGTCTTTCTCCGACATCAACGCTTCGAGTCGCTACGGCTGGGATAGTCCTAACGGTTATTTTACGCTATTTAATTTTTCGGCTAAGTGGGACATGATTCCGGCCATGCTCGTTCAGAACCACCAGTCGGTCATCAAGGAATTTCACGGCCAGACCTCTGCTTTTAGCAAGAAAACCGTTAAGTCCAATGTGCTGGTGATGGGCACCAGCCAGTCTTCCGACCGGTATATCTACGGCGAATTGGGCATGGGCCAATGGACGTTTTACGGGGGCCACGATCCAGAAGGCACGCGCGGCGGGGGCTGGCGCATGGCCACCGACCTGAATTTACATCCGCATTCTCCGGGTTACCGGCTCATTTTGAACAATGTTTTGTTTCCTTCTGCCCGAAAGAAAAAACGGAAAACGTAG
- a CDS encoding PspC domain-containing protein yields the protein MTTKRLYRSASESMIGGVAAGLADYFNIDKAVVRLLFVLAIFLPINFPVVITYIILWIAMPKGERYFKAEPHRGRG from the coding sequence ATGACAACGAAGCGATTATACCGCAGTGCATCCGAATCCATGATTGGTGGTGTTGCCGCCGGACTAGCCGATTATTTTAATATCGATAAAGCAGTTGTCCGCCTTCTGTTCGTTTTAGCCATCTTTCTACCCATAAATTTTCCCGTTGTAATAACGTACATTATTTTGTGGATTGCCATGCCAAAAGGCGAACGTTATTTCAAGGCGGAGCCTCATCGGGGACGTGGTTAA
- a CDS encoding cysteine desulfurase family protein has product MRVYFDNAATTRLDPAVLEAMLPLMTEEFGNPSSIHSHGRKVRSALEKARKTVASLLNTSPAEIFFTSGGTEADNTAIRSSIETYGLTHAITSPLEHHAVLHTLEHLDKQGAIKLSLVNIDEKGRIDLAHLESLLRSQPRTLVSLMHGNNEIATLLDLEAVGALCKEYNAVFHSDTVQTMGHYRHDLQALSVDFIVGAGHKFHGPKGVGFLYVNAKNRIHPFIYGGAQERNMRGGTENVYGIVGLAKALEIAYRDMDSHRRHIESLKSRLIGQLREKLDGITFNGMSGDVANSLYTVLNVSLPASELSDMLLFNLDIAGISASGGSACSSGTNIGSHVLAALPGCDPGRDAVRFSFGKYNTEEEVDYVVNTLVGLYQKEKELL; this is encoded by the coding sequence ATGCGCGTATATTTCGACAACGCCGCCACTACCCGGCTTGATCCGGCAGTTCTGGAGGCCATGCTGCCTCTGATGACTGAGGAATTCGGTAACCCATCGTCCATTCACTCGCACGGTCGGAAAGTGCGGTCGGCGCTGGAAAAAGCCCGCAAAACCGTTGCTTCTTTACTGAATACATCGCCCGCCGAAATTTTCTTTACGTCCGGGGGTACCGAAGCGGATAACACGGCTATCCGGAGCTCCATTGAAACCTACGGACTCACCCACGCCATTACTTCACCGCTCGAACACCACGCCGTTCTGCACACGCTGGAGCATCTCGATAAACAGGGGGCTATCAAGCTGAGTCTGGTTAATATTGACGAGAAGGGTCGTATTGATCTGGCGCATCTGGAAAGCTTGCTTCGTTCGCAACCGCGCACGTTGGTATCGCTCATGCACGGGAATAATGAAATTGCCACGTTGCTCGATCTGGAAGCCGTGGGCGCGCTTTGTAAAGAATACAATGCTGTTTTTCATTCGGATACCGTGCAAACAATGGGGCATTACCGGCATGATTTGCAGGCGCTTTCGGTCGATTTTATCGTTGGGGCCGGCCACAAGTTTCACGGCCCGAAGGGGGTAGGATTTCTGTACGTGAACGCCAAGAACCGAATCCATCCGTTCATTTACGGCGGTGCGCAGGAACGCAACATGCGCGGCGGAACTGAGAATGTTTACGGCATTGTCGGCCTAGCCAAGGCGCTGGAAATTGCTTACCGCGACATGGATAGCCACCGGCGACACATCGAAAGCCTGAAAAGCCGTCTGATTGGTCAGTTACGCGAAAAACTCGATGGGATAACGTTCAACGGCATGTCGGGCGACGTTGCGAATAGCCTATATACGGTCTTAAATGTTAGCCTACCAGCTTCCGAATTGAGCGACATGTTGTTGTTCAATCTGGACATTGCCGGCATTTCGGCTTCGGGTGGTAGCGCCTGTTCAAGTGGAACAAACATAGGGTCGCACGTGCTGGCAGCGTTGCCCGGCTGCGATCCAGGCCGCGACGCGGTTCGTTTTTCGTTTGGCAAATACAATACGGAAGAAGAAGTCGATTATGTGGTTAACACGCTCGTTGGCTTATATCAAAAAGAGAAAGAGTTATTGTAG
- a CDS encoding NAD(P)H-dependent oxidoreductase, with protein sequence MKIAIISTSPRQHSNSLRVARYIRNVLESYSQSDISLVNFEAYDIPLVGQSRVNRDELTPFQQELVEAWREADLIFFTVPEYNWTTSPQLINTFHQLGNEPFADLFSGKVFAIAGVSTLRGGRQPALQVTTILNEIVSYMMLYSVVSPRIWESHETDQFLNEAGTPHGNKSYDQQGRAFVDYALNMTQRWLAPNLE encoded by the coding sequence ATGAAAATCGCGATTATTTCGACTTCTCCCCGCCAACACAGTAATTCCCTGCGGGTTGCCCGCTACATCCGCAATGTGCTGGAAAGCTATAGTCAGTCGGACATTTCGCTCGTTAATTTTGAAGCCTATGATATTCCGTTGGTTGGCCAAAGCAGAGTGAATCGGGATGAGCTGACGCCTTTTCAGCAGGAGTTGGTTGAGGCCTGGCGCGAAGCCGATCTGATCTTTTTTACGGTTCCTGAATACAACTGGACAACCAGCCCGCAATTGATTAATACCTTTCACCAGTTAGGGAACGAACCTTTCGCCGATCTGTTTAGCGGTAAAGTTTTCGCTATTGCGGGCGTTTCTACCTTGCGGGGCGGGCGGCAACCAGCCTTGCAGGTGACTACTATTCTTAATGAAATAGTGAGCTATATGATGCTCTATTCTGTTGTATCGCCGCGCATCTGGGAGTCGCACGAAACCGATCAGTTTCTAAATGAAGCAGGGACGCCGCACGGGAATAAATCGTATGACCAGCAGGGACGCGCTTTCGTGGATTACGCCCTCAACATGACCCAGCGATGGCTGGCACCGAATTTGGAGTAG